One segment of Ipomoea triloba cultivar NCNSP0323 chromosome 12, ASM357664v1 DNA contains the following:
- the LOC115998791 gene encoding polyadenylate-binding protein 3-like, with the protein CVHILLPLPVFHPILSQQVDYACTPEEVQQHFQACGTVNRVTILTDKFGQPKGFAYVEFVEQEAIQEALQLNESELHGRQLKVMPKRTNVPGMKQFRPRRFNPYMGGYRFRRPYVPPYFYSPYGYGKVPSSGGSSPYTPY; encoded by the exons TGTGTTCACATACTGCTTCCTTTGCCTGTTTTTCACCCAATTTTATCGCAACAGGTTGATTATGCATGCACCCCGGAGGAAGTTCAACAACACTTCCAGGCATGTGGTACTGTGAACCGAGTTACTATTCTGACTGATAAGTTTGGTCAGCCTAAAGGCTTTGCATATGTGGAGTTTGTTGAACAAGAGGCTATTCAGGAGGCACTCCAGTTGAATGAATCTGAACTGCATGGGCGCCAGTTGAAG GTTATGCCCAAGAGGACCAATGTTCCAGGAATGAAGCAATTCCGCCCAAGGCGTTTCAATCCTTATATGGGGGGATACAGGTTCAGGAGGCCTTATGTCCCCCCATACTTCTATTCCCCATATGGATATGG GAAGGTTCCAAGTTCAGGAGGGTCATCACCATATACACCGTATTAA
- the LOC115998264 gene encoding uncharacterized protein LOC115998264, protein MEVMEGLKKLQKLQSMMEMMQSFGIIITSSSDDDSTSLRFLANLALFVVQECCELDIDTKCHLIREHFPKFSPSFFVQASKCISSGASFQEPKTQDGNEEIQNTSLLCRDDKAGLGQKQMDYEDVALISLDSMERANSTLEDFCRSYFMFHKMDAHQPQSIFEYLPILSFTESFIYQLDSLNEQLLQPPKENTVLYNKSLQGADQSLALKPVNMKADPFSPLVAMLESSGLLTDRINEEFKSGIEYWSLERKLCYALSSKMEISLMDVMQAIRLKSFDYRVLNLLLYQLRGEKVNELHMEFLSISEFLVEICDDLFDYEDDVLNNNFNILRMFGRIYGPRAAPVILAQCITEAEEKYDSLLKALDPDLSVSHQRRCEEATKEGGKTCGPSLGTWCIPPIIADEDLYRSKVLRSKP, encoded by the exons ATGGAAGTTATGGAAGGGCTAAAGAAGTTGCAGAAGCTACAAAGCATGATGGAGATGATGCAATCGTTCGGAATCATCATCACTTCTTCCAGCGACGATGATTCCACCTCCCTTCGCTTTCTTGCTAACCTCGCCCTCTTTGTG GTACAAGAATGCTGTGAGCTTGACATTGATACCAAGTGCCATCTCATTCGTGAGCACTTTCCAAAG TTCTCGCCTTCCTTTTTTGTGCAAGCATCAAAATGCATCTCTAGCGGAGCTTCATTTCAGGAGCCAAAGACTCAAGAtg GCAATGAAGAAATCCAAAATACTAGCCTACTTTGCCGTGATGATAAGGCAGGCCTTGGTCAAAAACAAATGGATTATGAAGATGTTGCTCTAATCAGTCTGGATTCTATGGAACGAGCTAATTCTACCTTAGAAGACTTT TGCAGGTCATACTTTATGTTTCACAAAATGGATGCACACCAGCCTCAGTCGATATTCGAATACCTGCCAATTCTTTCATTTACTGAAAGTTTTATCTATCAG TTGGATAGCTTAAATGAACAGCTTCTGCAGCCACCAAAGGAGAACACAGTTTTATACAACAAATCTT TGCAGGGAGCTGATCAAAGCTTGGCTTTGAAACCTGTCAACATGAAAGCTGATCCGTTTAGTCCACTGGTTGCCATGCTTGAGTCTTCTGGGCTTTTGACAGATAG GATTAATGAAGAATTTAAAAGTGGAATTGAGTACTGGTCCCTGGAAAGAAAGCTTTGCTATGCCCTTTCAAGCAAAATGGAG ATATCACTTATGGATGTGATGCAAGCTATTCGACTGAAGTCCTTTGATTACCGAGTGCTGAATCTTCTGTTGTACCAACTACGAGGTGAAAAG GTGAATGAATTGCATATGGAATTCTTGTCAATTTCAGAGTTCCTTGTGGAGATATGTGATGATCT GTTTGACTACGAG GATGATGtattgaataacaatttcaatatATTGCGGATGTTTGGCAGAATATATGGACCTCGTGCTGCACCAGTCATCCTG GCACAGTGCATAACAGAAGCAGAAGAGAAGTATGATAGTCTTTTGAAAGCTCTAGACCCCGATTTATCTGTCAGCCATCAGAGAAGATGTGAAGAAGCTACTAAAGAAG GTGGGAAGACATGTGGTCCTTCCCTCGGGACATGGTGCATACCTCCTATCATTGCAGATGAGGATCTATATCGGTCTAAAGTTTTGAGGTCCAAGCCATAA
- the LOC115998147 gene encoding F-box protein FBW2-like, translating into MGEGCDVRRWDELLPDTLGLVFKNLSLQEVLTVVPRVCKSWQIAVLGPYCWQEIDIEEWSRNCWPEKIDRMLQLLIKRSCGSLRKLCVSGVPNDSSFMFIANNAKSLQTLRLPKSEISDSIVEQVAGMFKNITFLDISYCTQMGARALEAIGMQCKFLTGLRRTMHPLQVIGKVSQDNEASAIASTMPKLKQLEIAYMLVGTTSILEILESCRHLELLDVRGCWNVSLDESFLKKFPRLKVIGPVVVDCYEMNGLDNCSDFSASSGYLPWDFVAGDMDDDYDEMSDGFWEDDQHIEDVEMWFYDDLNAVDSGYDWPQSP; encoded by the exons ATGGGCGAGGGATGTGATGTTCGACGGTGGGATGAGTTACTACCGGACACGCTTGGCctagttttcaaaaaccttTCACTGCAGGAGGTGCTTACGGTAGTGCCAAGGGTTTGCAAATCGTGGCAAATAGCGGTTCTGGGGCCGTATTGTTGGCAAGAGATAGACATTGAGGAATGGAGCAGAAACTGTTGGCCCGAAAAGATTGATCGTATGCTTCAATTGCTGATTAAAAGAAGCTGTGGTTCACTTCGTAAGCTCTGTGTTTCTGGTGTCCCTAACGATTCGAGCTTTATGTTTATTGCAAATAA TGCCAAATCTCTACAGACATTGAGGTTGCCGAAGAGTGAAATCAGTGATTCCATAGTAGAGCAGGTTGCGGGAATGTTCAAAAACATTACGTTCTTAGATATCAGCTACTGCACACAAATGGGGGCGAGAGCACTAGAAGCAATTGGGATGCAGTGCAAATTTCTCACGGGTTTGCGGCGAACTATGCATCCCTTACAGGTGATTGGCAAGGTCTCCCAAGATAACGAAGCATCTGCAATCGCTTCCACGATGCCAAAGCTCAAGCAGCTCGAGATTGCATACATGCTTGTTGGCACAACGAGCATACTCGAGATCCTTGAGAGTTGCAGACATCTGGAGTTACTGGATGTGCGTGGCTGTTGGAACGTGAGCCTTGACGAGAGCTTcttgaagaagttcccgagGCTAAAAGTTATTGGACCGGTGGTTGTAGACTGCTACGAAATGAATGGCCTGGACAATTGCTCGGATTTTTCGGCCTCGTCCGGCTATCTGCCGTGGGACTTTGTGGCTGGCGACATGGACGATGATTACGACGAGATGTCGGATGGGTTCTGGGAAGACGATCAGCACATCGAGGACGTGGAAATGTGGTTTTATGATGACTTGAATGCTGTAGATTCTGGGTATGACTGGCCACAGTCTCCTTAG
- the LOC115997940 gene encoding haloacid dehalogenase-like hydrolase domain-containing protein At4g39970: protein MAACTALLSPPSLSSSSNSLFFSTPVARASGLRTQPLSSRVKRLSVSASASSGRALDALIFDCDGVILESEHLHRQAYNDAFSHFNVRCPSSPSSETLNWGIEFYDDLQNRIGGGKPKMRWYFKEHGWPTSTISDKPPEDDADRSNLIDILQDWKTERYKQIIKSGTVKPRPGVLRLMDETKAAGKKLAVCSAATKSSVILCLENLIGLERFHGLDCFLAGDDVKEKKPDPSIYITAAKKLGVSERNCLVVEDSVIGLQAATSAGMSCVISYTSSTANQDFKEAIAKYPDLSDVRLKDLELLLQDVVSMK from the exons ATGGCGGCGTGTACGGCGCTTCTCTCTCCTCCATCACTCTCGTCTTCTTCCAactctctcttcttctctacTCCAGTCGCGAGGGCTTCCGGCCTCAGAACCCAGCCGCTCTCTTCCCGCGTAAAACGCCTGTCGGTTTCGGCTTCGGCTTCTTCGGGGCGTGCGCTAGACGCTCTGATCTTCGACTGCGACGGCGTTATATTGGAGTCGGAGCACCTCCACCGGCAAGCCTATAACGACGCTTTCTCTCACTTCAATGTCCGCTGCCCGTCTTCCCCTTCTTCTGAGACGCTGAATTGGGGTATCGAATTCTACGATGATCTCCAGAACCGAATCGGCGGTGGAAAACCTAAAATGCGATG GTATTTTAAGGAGCACGGATGGCCGACGTCTACAATCTCTGATAAGCCTCCGGAAGACGATGCCGATAGATCCAATCTAATTGACATTCTTCAA GATTGGAAGACTGAAAGATACAAACAGATTATCAAATCTGGAACT GTTAAGCCTAGACCAGGAGTTTTGAGATTGATGGATGAAACCAAGGCTGCT GGCAAGAAACTGGCTGTTTGCTCTGCTGCAACTAAAAGTTCAGTCATACTTTGTCTGGAAAATCTGATTGGACTG GAACGATTCCATGGCCTTGACTGCTTTCTTGCAG GCGACGATGTGAAGGAAAAAAAGCCTGATCCTTCAATATACATAACAGCTGCCAAG aAGCTTGGCGTGTCAGAGAGAAATTGTTTGGTGGTAGAGGATAGTGTCATTGGACTGCAG GCTGCAACAAGTGCGGGGATGTCGTGTGTGATCtcatatacatcatccactGCTAATCAG GATTTCAAAGAAGCCATTGCAAAATATCCCGACTTGAGTGATGTTAG ACTGAAGGACTTAGAGTTGCTGCTTCAAGATGTGGTTTCCATGAAGTAG
- the LOC115998507 gene encoding uncharacterized protein LOC115998507 — protein sequence MAKCFSFTLSRDQCFRYSFRNAGLKSSTQDLGDGTIVHCWIPKTPKPQKPTLLLIHGIGANAMWQWNDFISPLASKFNVYVPDLLFFGESYTSRPERTEGFQAQCVMRAMEGHGVKRMSVVGLSYGGFVAYSMAAQFPEAVEKVVLGCAGVCLEEKDMENGMFIVKSVEEAVDILLPQSPQKLKELMRFSFYKPAKIAVPSCFLADFIDVMCTVNRQERKELIEALYKDRKLSDLPKITQPTLIIWGENDQVFPPELAHRLKRHLGDNAQLVMLKNAGHAINLEKPKQLYSHLKAFLMDSCSPPQQDGNNRNTE from the exons ATGGCGAAGTGTTTCAGCTTCACGTTATCAAGAGACCAATGTTTCAGATACTCTTTCAGAAACGCCGGCCTGAAATCCTCCACTCAAGACTTGGGAGATGGGACCATTGTGCACTGTTGGATCCCCAAAACCCCCAAACCCCAAAAACCCACTCTTCTCCTCATCCACGGGATCGGAGCCAATGCCATGTGGCAATGGAACGATTTCATCTCCCCCTTGGCTTCAAAGTTCAATGTTTATGTCCCGGACCTGCTCTTCTTTGGGGAATCCTACACTTCCAGGCCTGAGAGAACAGAGGGGTTTCAAGCCCAGTGTGTGATGAGGGCCATGGAGGGTCATGGGGTGAAGAGGATGAGTGTGGTGGGCCTGAGCTATGGTGGGTTTGTGGCGTATAGCATGGCGGCGCAGTTCCCCGAGGCGGTGGAGAAGGTGGTTCTGGGTTGTGCTGGGGTGTGCTTGGAGGAGAAGGATATGGAAAATGGGATGTTTATAGTGAAGAGTGTGGAGGAGgctgttgatatcttgttgccTCAGAGCCCTCAGAAACTCAAGGAGTTGATGAGGTTTTCGTTTTATAAGCCTGCTAAGATTGCTGTCCCTTCTTGTTTCCTGGCTGATTTCATTGAT GTGATGTGCACTGTGAATCGCCAAGAGAGAAAGGAGCTTATCGAGGCATTATACAAAGACAGAAAGTTGTCTGATCTTCCTAAGATTACTCAG CCCACATTGATCATCTGGGGAGAAAACGATCAGGTATTTCCACCAGAATTAGCGCACCGATTGAAAAG GCATTTGGGAGACAACGCGCAGCTAGTGATGCTCAAGAACGCGGGGCATGCAATCAATCTGGAGAAACCGAAGCAACTGTACAGCCATTTGAAAGCGTTTCTTATGGATTCTTGCTCTCCTCCCCAGCAGGATGGCAACAACAGGAACACAGAGTAG
- the LOC115998191 gene encoding HMG1/2-like protein, whose product MKGGKSKVKSDNKLAVKKQAAETKKSKKAAKDPNKPKRPPSAFFVFMEEFRKTYKEKHPNNKSVAVVGKAGGDKWKQLSASEKAPYISKAEKRKQEYEKNMQAYNKKQAAGAAEEEESDKSRSEVNDDDEDQDGSGEDDSEDDD is encoded by the exons ATGAAAGGAGGTAAATCTAAGGTCAAGTCCGATAACAA gcTCGCTGTGAAGAAACAGGCTGCGGAGACTAAGAAATCGAAAAAGGCCGCCAAGGATCCTAATAAGCCGAAAAGGCCTCCTAGTGCATTCTTCGTTTTCAT GGAGGAGTTCCGGAAGACGTACAAGGAGAAGCATCCAAACAACAAATCTGTGGCCGTT GTCGGTAAGGCTGGAGGAGACAAATGGAAACAACTCTCTGCCTCT GAGAAAGCTCCTTACATCTCCAAGGCGGAGAAAAGGAAGCAGGAGTACGAGAAGAACATGCAGGCGTACAATAAGAAACAGGCTGCTGGAGCCGCAGAAGAGGAGGAATCTGACAAGTCAAGGTCCGAAGTGAACGATGATGATGAGGATCAGGACGGCAGTGGAGAG GATGACAGTGAAGATGACGATTAA
- the LOC115997910 gene encoding uncharacterized protein LOC115997910, giving the protein MSENMEENILESLEKLDISMAAPMIFILVSIIQFINRYIEVNKKRATMSADDVRLKAEIKRLLREAAALSQPSTFAQAAKLRRIAAAKEKELAKSLETHGKEISMSFDMYTKGLLFLKVCTYLLLVLCFWRVPLGFISQQLVLPFGIVLSWLSGGDAPNYTTIGIIPWIFMSSKASRFLLKRVIK; this is encoded by the exons ATGTCAGAAAATATGGAAGAAAATATCTTAGAATCTCTGGAGAAACTCGATATTTCAATGGCAGCACCAATGATATTCATTTTGGTATCTATTATCCAGTTTATCAATCGATACATCGAAGTCAATAAgaag AGAGCAACCATGTCCGCGGACGATGTACGGCTCAAGGCAGAAATTAAGAGGCTCCTAAGAGAGGCGGCTGCCCTATCACA GCCTTCAACATTTGCACAAGCTGCAAAGCTAAGGAGGATCGCGGCAGCTAAGGAGAAGGAACTTGCAAAAA GCCTTGAGACTCACGGTAAGGAGATAAGCATGTCATTTGATATGTATACAAAAGGcctattatttttaaag GTCTGCACATACCTTCTGcttgttttatgtttttggcGAGTGCCTTTGGGTTTCATATCTCAGCAGCTTGTACTACCTTTTG GTATAGTGTTATCTTGGCTATCTGGTGGCGATGCACCCAACTATACCACG ATTGGGATTATTCCATGGATATTCATGTCTAGTAAGGCCAGCAGATTCTTGCTCAAAAGAGTAATAAAGTAG
- the LOC115999656 gene encoding heterogeneous nuclear ribonucleoprotein H2, whose protein sequence is MYGSRGAMLGSGGVSDGYEIGSKRPRMMESNPYFAVSSGSSGYRQAYSYGSGYPPSAFPVVRLRGLPFNCAEFDIYKFFAGLDIVDVFLVNKNGRFSGEAFVVFAGHMQAEHALQRDRQNMGRRYVEVFRCKKQDYYQAISAEVKDTGVEYDYHGSSPPHRPKRTQNKDQMEYTEILKLRGLPFSVKKSDIIKFFGGDFDLKDDKVHLAYRPDGKATGEAYVEFPSSEEAKNAMCKDNMMIGSRYIELFPSSQDEARRAESRYRQ, encoded by the exons ATGTACGGATCAAGAGG GGCCATGTTGGGGAGCGGGGGGGTTTCGGACGGGTACGAGATCGGCTCAAAGAGACCAAGAATGATGGAATCAAATCCCTACTTTGCAGTGAGCAGCGGTTCAAGTGGTTATCGTCAAGCTTACAGCTATGGAAGTGGATATCCGCCCTCAGCATTTCCTGTGGTTCGTCTGAGGGGCCTTCCTTTCAATTGTGCAGAATTTGACATTTATAAGTTCTTCGCTGGTCTTGACATTGTGGATGTCTTCCTGGTCAACAAGAATGGACGGTTTTCTGGGGAGGCTTTTGTTGTCTTTGCTGGACACATGCAAGCTGAGCATGCCCTTCAGAGAGATCGTCAGAACATGGGGAGGAGGTATGTTGAAGTTTTCAGGTGCAAGAAACAGGATTACTATCAAGCTATATCTGCTGAGGTGAAGGACACAGGTGTTGAATATGATTACCACGGTTCTTCCCCTCCACATCGACCTAAGAGGACCCAGAACAAGGATCAGATGGAGTATACTGAGATATTGAAGTTGCGTGGGCTTCCATTCTCTGTAAAGAAATCAGATATTATCAAGTTTTTCGGTGGGGATTTCGATTTGAAAGACGACAAAGTTCACCTTGCATACCGACCTGATGGGAAGGCTACTGGAGAGGCATATGTAGAATTTCCCTCATCTGAGGAGGCCAAGAATGCCATGTGCAAGGACAATATGATGATCGGATCAAGATACATCGAGCTATTTCCTTCAAGTCAGGATGAAGCAAGGAGAGCTGAGTCCAGGTATAGACAGTAA